The genomic interval TGCCAATCCAGAATTGATTTACCGTCCTCTTTCGGTAAGCGCTTAAGGAACTTCCGAAACATAAAGTAGCCGCCAATTGACAGCAGGATAAATATAAAAACGGTCCACAGAACAATAAACCCCATAAACCAAGGGGACATGCGAATCACCTCAATCGTATTTGGCTATTATATTATCATAAAATAGATGTCTTAGGCGAATAAAGCAGTGATTTTTTTTAAGCTTTTGGATGAGTAAGAACTTTCTGTGTCAGTTTTGTCACATTTTCCTCAATATGGGCTATGAGTCTCTTTTTTTCTTTGACATACAAAAATACATCACCTATAATCAAAGGCAGTCAAGCACAAACTTACTTAATAAAATGAGAGTATAAGTATTACAACAAACAATGTTATTGAAAACAGGTTTTAAGTAAATTCATTGACTAAAAAGGGTGTGAAACATGTATACGTTTTTATTCCATTTACACACTGGTGCCTGGCCAGCTATGATTTTGATTTTCTTCGTTGTTTATTTTTTAATTCGTGCGCAGAAGGAGAAAATAAGCAAAATCCTGTCTATGGTTCTACGACTTGTGTATATCGCTATGCTCGGGTCAGGAGCAGGTATGGTCATAGAGCGATTTATAGAACTAGGATTTACCAGCAGCAATTTCATTTTCCTATTAAAAGGTGTACTAGCCTTTATGCTAATTGGAACAATGGAGGCTATCCATGGAAAAACGAAGCGTGGAGAGCGAGCAACTCCGATTTGGATCGTCTTTACGATCTTACTAATTACCGTACTTGTTTTGGGCTATCTCAAGCTATAAGCCTGTGAGGTTACTTAGCTTTTGGGAAAGAGTAGCCCCTATTACATAGAGGGAGGCTAACAGGTGGAAACAAACTGGATGACATTTGTGATCCCCTCAATCATTGCTATTATGATGGGTGCTATAGCTAGTTTTATACGAATGAAGGTAGCCAAAAAGCCCGTTTCGTTGAAAAAAATAGTCCTGCCCCCCTTGTTTATGTCAACGGGATTCCTCATGTTTCTCTATGCACCGACTAGACCCTCACCTATCTTGATATTAGAGGCTTTAAGTATAGGGACTGTATTTGCGATCGTATTAATTATCACAAC from Bacillus horti carries:
- a CDS encoding DUF1516 family protein, coding for MYTFLFHLHTGAWPAMILIFFVVYFLIRAQKEKISKILSMVLRLVYIAMLGSGAGMVIERFIELGFTSSNFIFLLKGVLAFMLIGTMEAIHGKTKRGERATPIWIVFTILLITVLVLGYLKL
- a CDS encoding CcdC family protein — protein: METNWMTFVIPSIIAIMMGAIASFIRMKVAKKPVSLKKIVLPPLFMSTGFLMFLYAPTRPSPILILEALSIGTVFAIVLIITTKFEVRDGFIYVQRSKLFMYILVGLLLIRVGLRIFLGQELNPEELSGLFYLMAYAMIIPWRISMLITYLQLQRKIKTSVGEV